The following proteins come from a genomic window of Theileria equi strain WA chromosome 2 map unlocalized gcontig_1105316255037, whole genome shotgun sequence:
- a CDS encoding signal peptide containing protein (encoded by transcript BEWA_040050A) produces MKICLVLYLVHICRVCDSCLVVCIVGYYKRIAHCCGFYKDTFEQLKTLDVSDIDIDTVRLRSHTIGRYRENILYPNLQPYTRIIEDPCTIWSAKPKEVCRGIELHYLDNRLKVLKLLIDNGSNYFKNEYYEKVHNEWKLSTVNAVYNVQKVIRE; encoded by the coding sequence ATGAAAATATGTCTTGTACTATACCttgtacacatttgtaGAGTTTGTGACTCTTGTTTGGTCGTATGTATTGTAGGCTATTACAAGAGGATAGCCCATTGTTGCGGTTTTTACAAGGATACATTTGAACAACTAAAAACGTTAGATGTTAGTGACATTGATATCGATACAGTGCGCTTGCGTTCACACACCATTGGACGCTACAGAGAAAATATACTCTATCCTAACCTCCAACCATACACCCGCATCATAGAAGATCCATGTACTATATGGTCTGCAAAGCCCAAAGAGGTTTGTAGAGGCATAGAGTTGCACTATTTAGACAACAGACTAAAGGTTCTCAAGCTACTTATAGACAATGGAAGCaattattttaaaaatgaataCTATGAAAAGGTCCACAATGAATGGAAACTTAGCACAgtaaatgcagtttataaTGTACAAAAGGTAATAAGAGAATAG
- a CDS encoding hypothetical protein (encoded by transcript BEWA_040080A), whose translation MGIKHSVIDIAKDAKNNAPTTYYGNGISLTRKDEPEIRTSYGRNEKQPLQNYKQYRHKLPESGGWSPTSYELRAVNHGNNKQEGLETKGKFERYREVSVLYWLCDEQNSFPLIIGLGEGKPIYFKRENETTNEWEYSNIVPPANLSDYQRVLNQLNENFKNVVIVNLNADKDKKYCGHPSLNCFKSPTESSDSNCSHNGTTFVIVTVSDCIDTKIPSGFKCLKHSPSGNKMRVLGTYHGNSMISFKESVVATEYRYVNAYYVAGHINAKPLLLELSNGVDQGTSMLCTLTNNKWVPSNLSKNDLTQVLDQENCLRNSIVMANVSNDETYFCKCGNNHREIHVKKHNENLPVGSELYEHTLESTGGRETPEPSFNGHRLMDDIKDVTLPESPVTDVKKIYVYLCKSNTNMQLLIYMDNGSEPGKWLEKIYGGNTWTEANSVSLSGAKPTDSSSKEKIGKGLHEVCKKLKTGGCGYANSATTSTTVHGSSQSGGSSRSTDRDEGSNSSDENSSSNTLPSSSQPGARGPNEPDRRETGANGIDDRDGEGALYYCWSKKLCSEAQDKSKVASGGASDSTDKKDPFQKVIEFINDHHNEIAPSVGGVLGTGILGLAVWKAPAIFSRVLAICITSV comes from the exons ATGGGTATCAAACATTCTGTCATAGATATTGCCAAGGATGCTAAAAATAATGCTCCAACTACATACTATGGGAATGGTATAAGCCTCACCAGGAAAGATGAACCAGAGATTAGAACGAGCTATGGAAGGAATGAAAAACAACCACTCCAGAATTACAAACAATACAGACATAAACTTCCGGAAAGTGGTGGGTGGTCACCAACTAGTTACGAACTAAGGGCTGTAAACCATGGAAATAATAAGCAGGAGGGATTGGAGACGAAGGGTAAATTTGAACGTTATAGGGAGGTTTCTGTACTCTACTGGCTGTGTGATGAGCAAAATTCATTTCCACTGATCATTGGTCTTGGTGAAGGTAAACCAATCTATTTTAAACGAGAAAATGAGACTACTAACGAATGGGAATATTCCAATATTGTACCTCCAGCTAATTTATCAGACTACCAGAGGGTGTTGAACCAACTCAATGagaatttcaaaaatgtaGTTATAGTCAACCTCAATGCCGATAAAGATAAGAAGTACTGTGGCCATCCTTCTTTGAACTGCTTCAAGAGTCCTACGGAGAGTTCTGATAGCAATTGTTCTCATAATGGAACTACATTCGTTATCGTCACAGTTTCAGATTGTATAGATACTAAGATTCCTAGTGGTTTTAAATGTCTTAAGCACTCTCCCTCTGGAAACAAGATGAGAGTTTTAGGAACATACCATGGCAACTCTATGATTTCATTTAAGGAGTCAGTTGTAGCCACAGAATATAGATATGTAAACGCTTACTATGTGGCAGGACATATTAATGCTAAGCCTTTGTTATTAGAACTGTCAAATGGAGTGGATCAGGGAACATCAATGCTTTGTACTCTTACAAATAATAAATGGGTGCCTTCAAActtatccaaaaatgatCTTACTCAGGTACTTGATCAGGAGAATTGTCTGCGAAACAGCATTGTTATGGCTAATGTGTCCAATGATGAAACATATTTCTGTAAGTGCGGGAACAACCATAGGGAGATTCATGTTAAAAAACACAATGAAAATCTACCAGTTGGGTCTGAATTGTATGAACATACCCTTGAAAGTACAGGAGGTAGAGAAACTCCAGAACCCTCTTTTAATGGTCATAGGCTTATGGATGACATTAAAGATGTTACATTGCCCGAAAGTCCAGTGACAGATGTAAAGAAAATATACGTCTACCTCTGTAAAAGTAACACAAATATGCAGTTGCTAATTTATATGGACAATGGATCAGAGCCTGGAAAATGGTTGGAAAAGATTTATGGAGGCAATACATGGACAGAAGCTAACTCTGTTTCTTTGTCTGGAGCAAAACCAACTGATAGCAGTTCCAAGGAGAAGATTGGGAAAGGACTTCATGAAGTTTGCAAGAAACTTAAAACTGGTGGATGTGGATATGCAAATAGTGCTACTACCTCTACTACTGTACATGGATCCTCTCAAAGTGGTGGAAGCTCCCGTAGTACAGACAGAGATGAAGGATCAAATTCAAGTGATGAAAACTCTTCTAGTAACACTcttccatcttcatctcAACCAGGTGCTAGGGGACCTAATGAACCTGATCGAAGAGAAACTGGTGCTAATGGTATAGATGACAGAGATGGTGAAGGCGCTCTCTACTACTGCTGGAGTAAGAAGCTCTG TAGTGAAGCTCAAGATAAATCCAAAGTTGCTTCTGGAGGAGCTTCTGATTCTACAGATAAAAAGGACCCTTTTCAGAAGGTAATTGAGTTCATCAATGATCACCATAATGAAATAGCACCATCAGTTGGTGGAGTATTAGGAACTGGTATTCTAGGTCTTGCTGTATGGAAGGCCCCTGCTATATTTAGCAGGGTACTTGCAATCTGCATTACTTCTGTATAA
- a CDS encoding signal peptide containing protein (encoded by transcript BEWA_040090A), giving the protein MNVSSVILATCLVGLCRCRNSRLPTDRLFIEVLDDYAEDEVLTSHIVDEVDAYKSSGPSGQRQVWDLSNGTVYEEDHAPSLTSRRNDRRVADVAVDESPVPQTSRHTTTLDISALDKGLFQPYDYDGVPTKMMVIGDVPLTKLVSGREKIWEREIGEKCIRSIVTMKDDKPVLVYLETEGSSGKPYSIFLRDGATWKPTNSYSMELKKLKITLESTTNFTIKLEDEKDTDKCTAFEAPFYTVPTRFYFPRSGFHATEVTHGGKSVWKGENGQRAFSVSLHPAENPTVLRILARGVNDVFASYYYQLNGNKWESVQRDDFRRIIDDLKSRSQDDT; this is encoded by the coding sequence atgaatgtATCTTCCGTTATTCTGGCAACCTGTCTAGTAGGACTATGCCGTTGCAGAAACTCAAGACTTCCCACTGACAGACTCTTTATCGAGGTTCTAGACGACTATGCAGAAGACGAAGTTTTGACTAGTCACATTGTAGATGAGGTAGACGCGTACAAATCTTCTGGACCAAGTGGCCAAAGACAGGTGTGGGATTTGTCCAATGGAACTGTCTATGAAGAAGACCATGCGCCGTCCTTGACTAGTAGACGTAATGACAGAAGGGTAGCGGATGTAGCAGTGGACGAATCTCCAGTTCCTCAAACATCTAGACACACTACTACTCTTGATATCTCAGCGTTAGACAAAGGGCTGTTTCAACCCTATGACTATGATGGAGTTCCAACCAAAATGATGGTTATTGGAGATGTCCCACTAACAAAGCTTGTTAGTGGTAGAGAAAAAATCTGGGAAAGAGAAATTGGAGAGAAGTGTATACGGTCCATAGTTACTATGAAGGATGATAAGCCAGTTCTTGTCTATCTTGAAACAGAAGGCTCATCTGGGAAGCCATAttcgatatttttaaggGATGGCGCCACATGGAAGCCTACAAATAGTTACAGCATGGAACTAAAGAAGCTCAAAATAACTCTGGAATCAACCACAAACTTTACAATTAAGCtagaggatgaaaaggatactGACAAGTGCACAGCCTTTGAGGCTCCATTTTACACTGTACCCACCAGATTCTACTTTCCAAGGTCCGGGTTTCATGCCACTGAGGTTACCCACGGAGGAAAGTCTGTATGGAAGGGTGAGAACGGTCAGAGAGCATTTTCTGTGAGTCTTCACCCAGCTGAGAATCCGACTGTACTGCGCATTCTGGCCAGAGGTGTCAATGACGTATTTGCGAGTTACTACTACCAACTCAATGGAAACAAGTGGGAATCGGTACAAAGGGATGACTTTAGGAGAATCATAGACGACTTAAAATCGCGTTCACAAGATGATACCTAG
- a CDS encoding hypothetical protein (encoded by transcript BEWA_040070A): MNPQVEAQAKPVVTPQATGAPALPKATQESQKPATNLQGDAKKEQDGKQVQPTPVPDYKSKIDSSLFDVEEGQENGLRTLNLTIKEAVLYLDEGKPTLAVLVTRDTTN, translated from the exons ATGAATCCTCAAGTAGAAGCCCAAGCTAAACCAGTGGTGACTCCGCAAGCAACAGGAGCTCCTGCTCTTCCTAAAGCTACCCAGGAATCTCAGAAACCAGCTACAAATCTCCAGGGTGATGCCAAGAAAGAGCAAGACGGGAAGCAAGTCCAACCTACTCCTGTGCCTGATTACAAATCTAAGATCGACTCTTCACTGTTTGATGTAGAAGAAGGACAAGAGAATGGCCTTAGAACTCTCAACCTAACAATCAAGGAGG CTGTCTTGTATCTGGACGAAGGAAAGCCTACTCTTGCAGTACTTGTTACCAGGGATACCACTAATTAA
- a CDS encoding hypothetical protein (encoded by transcript BEWA_040060A), whose amino-acid sequence MSSKCSAGILGSFVACIADCFRGCCFCKRSEFDEELDPPVRLIVRNKLSTVPLVLDVLVPNKNTSIERGTTLGSSYNKITANEGFYFSSVREGSVSIWTAKENETCTNVEAFPLEESTIFFLNIKSGDDFQSKYFKRTNTSVHSIEGRKFYEMLNGAEKEEGKNAKRSMGILAISAGLMSRSKRNKERKAPRNYGSDFGSMDSLEWESRSTRISDSEPVLDIANPDPSAFTVTDDVIYRVNYKTFTPRGDRNLEVIVDGGSYVWASNSFEEVSTSAYLFSRDGYPSLLSVCTRETKSCDAICFERHGNFWKRIKKKVFESRLRSMKDFSVPAGEEHETLTTENK is encoded by the coding sequence ATGTCAAGTAAATGTAGTGCGGGTATACTAGGCTCCTTTGTGGCTTGCATTGCGGACTGTTTTCGTGGCTGTTGCTTTTGTAAAAGGAGTGAATTTGACGAGGAACTCGATCCTCCAGTCAGACTTATAGTGAGAAACAAACTATCGACAGTTCCCCTAGTCCTTGACGTTCTGGTGCCCAATAAGAATACATCCATAGAAAGAGGAACTACTTTGGGCTCTAGCTACAACAAAATTACGGCAAACGAAGGcttttatttttcttcTGTTAGGGAAGGCAGTGTTTCTATCTGGACtgcaaaggagaatgaaaCATGCACAAATGTAGAAGCATTCCCACTGGAGGAGTCAACCATATTTTTTCTCAATATAAAAAGCGGCGATGATTTCCAGTCAAAGTATTTTAAACGGACCAACACTTCAGTGCATTCTATAGAGGGCAGGAAGTTTTACGAGATGCTCAATGGAGcagagaaggaagaaggGAAGAATGCCAAGAGGAGCATGGGAATTTTGGCAATTTCTGCAGGCTTAATGAGTCGTAGTAAACGGAATAAGGAGCGAAAAGCTCCCCGTAACTATGGCTCTGATTTTGGATCCATGGATTCGTTAGAGTGGGAGTCAAGATCCACGAGAATTAGTGATTCAGAACCTGTTCTTGATATTGCAAATCCAGACCCCTCAGCCTTTACTGTAACAGATGACGTAATTTACAGAGTAAACTACAAGACCTTTACTCCAAGAGGAGATCGTAATCTGGAGGTCATTGTGGATGGTGGAAGCTATGTCTGGGCCTCCAATAGCTTCGAGGAAGTATCCACAAGTGCGTACCTTTTCTCTAGAGACGGCTATCCCTCCCTTCTAAGTGTATGTACAAGGGAAACCAAGTCATGTGACGCGATCTGTTTCGAGAGGCATGgaaacttttggaaaagaataaagaagaaagttTTTGAGAGCAGACTCCGATCCATGAAGGACTTTTCTGTACCTGCTGGTGAAGAGCATGAGACTCTAACCACTGAAAACAAGTGA